A stretch of DNA from Pseudomonas sp. HN11:
GTGTCGTACAGCTGGTCACCGAAGTGTTCCTTGAGCTGCGCCGACACATCGTTCATCAGGCTCAGGCGCGGATCGAACATGGTCCGCAACAGGCCTTCGATCTGCAAGTTCGGGTTGAGCAACTCGGCGATGCGCTTGATGTTATCCACAAGGTCGCTCAGACCTTCCAACGCGTAGTACTCGCACTGCATGGGGATAATCACCCCATCGGCGGCCACCAGCGCGTTCAAGGTCAGCATCGACAGTGACGGCGGGCAGTCGATCAAAATGTAGTCGTAATTCTCACGGATCGGCGCCAGGGCGCTGCGCAGACGGCTTTCTTTCATCTGCATTTCCAGCAGCACCACTTCCGCCGCGGTCAAATCGCGGTTGGCCGGCAGCAGTTGATAACCACCGTGTTCGGAGTAGTGCATGGCCTGGGCCAGGTCGCACTCGCCAATCAGCAAGTCGTAGACCGAGTTTTCCAGGCCGTGTTTATCCACACCGCTACCCATGGTGGCGTTGCCCTGTGGATCGAGATCGATCAACAGCACCCGGCGCTTGGTAGCGACCAGGGATGCTGCGAGGTTGATGCAGGTGGTGGTTTTGCCCACGCCACCTTTCTGGTTCGCTATCGCGAATACCTTAGCCATTCTTGCTTGTGTTCCCAATCATGCCGTGCGGCGCAGTATCAGCAGATGGCGTTGGCCTTGGCAACCGGGTACGGCCAAGGCGTGTTCGCTATCGAGGTGGAAGTCTGGCG
This window harbors:
- a CDS encoding ParA family protein codes for the protein MAKVFAIANQKGGVGKTTTCINLAASLVATKRRVLLIDLDPQGNATMGSGVDKHGLENSVYDLLIGECDLAQAMHYSEHGGYQLLPANRDLTAAEVVLLEMQMKESRLRSALAPIRENYDYILIDCPPSLSMLTLNALVAADGVIIPMQCEYYALEGLSDLVDNIKRIAELLNPNLQIEGLLRTMFDPRLSLMNDVSAQLKEHFGDQLYDTVIPRNIRLAEAPSYGMPALAYDKQSRGAIAYLALAGEMVRRQRRNSRTAAAQPT